In one Mucilaginibacter ginsenosidivorax genomic region, the following are encoded:
- a CDS encoding DUF892 family protein, producing the protein MSGNTPNYLNHYSLKQVFLHNLNRIYFGKCYLNNNMEHIISLASFHNLQLAIHEFWDDIKKQIARMDEVYAYMGEAPSDKNCNPIKSIVKDQFCLDEKQEITILSDMDIIMYLQLLEHVNITSCRMLMMVAKLLKYDKVNQLLTECFDESTDNDRLFMLISQEYLSEG; encoded by the coding sequence ATGAGCGGTAATACCCCTAATTACTTAAACCACTATTCGCTAAAACAGGTTTTTTTACACAACCTTAACCGGATTTATTTTGGCAAGTGTTATCTCAATAATAACATGGAGCATATTATAAGCCTGGCATCCTTCCATAATCTACAGCTTGCCATTCACGAGTTTTGGGATGATATTAAAAAACAGATAGCCCGTATGGACGAAGTTTATGCCTATATGGGCGAAGCGCCATCGGATAAAAACTGTAATCCCATAAAATCAATTGTCAAAGATCAGTTTTGCCTGGATGAAAAACAGGAAATAACTATTTTGAGCGATATGGACATCATTATGTACCTGCAATTACTTGAGCATGTTAATATTACATCCTGCCGAATGCTGATGATGGTGGCCAAATTGTTGAAATATGACAAGGTTAACCAATTACTTACAGAATGTTTTGACGAATCGACAGACAACGACCGCCTGTTTATGCTTATATCACAGGAGTACCTTAGCGAGGGGTAA
- a CDS encoding M1 family metallopeptidase, with product MPRDIQKAFTKGTRQADGKPGQKYWQNHGTYNITITALPPDRNIKGSETISYVNNSPDTLKRLNMKLILNIHKPGVARFGDAEEDYLTSGIQFDKFLINGEAKKVNSKGASTNMAVSLTKPLMPHDSLKLDIDWHFQISLQSGREGMIDSTSYYLAYFYPRVSVYDDYNGWDRLPFLDAQEFYNDFNDYTLTVNTPKNYIVWATGTLQNPNQVLQPEYAKRLATSMTSDSTIHIATAADLARKEITAQKDQNSWVWKANDISDMAVGISDHYVWDAASAIVDDATHRRASMQAAFLDKSEDFHHAVQAGRHSLSWLSHNWPGVPYPFPKMTAFQGFADMEYPMMVNDSHTDDIQFAAFVQDHEIAHTYFPFYMGINESRYAFMDEGWATTFERLIGTDEVGAEKADALYKNFRINGWIHDASSAEDQPIITMSNELRGGYGNNSYGKPSLSYFALKDMLGDDLFKKALHGYMDRWHGKHPIPWDYFNSMSNISGINLNWFFNNWFFTNYYIDLNLLKVSKIKDGYTADIKNVGGFAISFDVKITYADGTTEIKHQTPAVWQKNEKQISVNIKTAKTIQTVTLDGGIFMDATENNNTFTIK from the coding sequence ATGCCACGTGACATTCAAAAAGCGTTTACAAAAGGAACGCGACAGGCCGATGGTAAACCCGGGCAAAAATACTGGCAAAACCATGGCACCTACAATATTACCATTACTGCCCTACCGCCAGATAGGAATATTAAGGGATCAGAAACCATAAGTTACGTAAACAATAGCCCTGATACGTTGAAAAGGCTTAATATGAAGCTGATTTTGAATATCCACAAACCAGGTGTTGCCCGGTTTGGCGATGCAGAAGAAGATTATCTGACCAGTGGCATTCAGTTTGATAAATTTTTGATTAACGGCGAGGCTAAAAAAGTTAATAGTAAAGGGGCTTCAACCAATATGGCAGTAAGTTTAACAAAACCTTTAATGCCGCATGATTCGCTGAAACTGGATATCGACTGGCATTTCCAGATTTCGTTACAAAGTGGCCGCGAGGGTATGATAGATTCTACCTCCTATTACCTGGCCTATTTTTACCCGCGCGTATCAGTTTATGACGATTATAACGGCTGGGACAGGTTGCCTTTTTTAGATGCGCAGGAATTTTATAACGATTTTAATGATTACACCCTTACCGTAAATACCCCTAAAAACTATATAGTTTGGGCAACAGGCACGTTGCAAAACCCTAACCAGGTTTTACAACCAGAATACGCCAAACGCCTGGCAACATCCATGACCAGCGACTCGACCATACATATAGCAACTGCCGCCGACCTTGCCAGAAAAGAAATTACAGCGCAAAAAGACCAAAACAGCTGGGTTTGGAAAGCCAATGACATCAGCGATATGGCCGTTGGCATCAGCGATCATTATGTATGGGATGCCGCAAGCGCTATTGTTGACGATGCCACGCACCGCAGGGCGAGCATGCAGGCTGCCTTTTTAGATAAATCAGAAGATTTTCATCATGCCGTGCAGGCCGGCCGGCATTCTTTAAGCTGGTTATCACACAATTGGCCGGGAGTACCTTACCCCTTCCCCAAGATGACCGCTTTCCAGGGTTTCGCAGATATGGAATATCCTATGATGGTTAATGACAGCCATACCGATGATATCCAGTTTGCAGCCTTTGTTCAGGATCATGAAATTGCACATACCTATTTCCCATTCTATATGGGCATTAACGAAAGCCGTTATGCTTTTATGGATGAAGGCTGGGCCACAACTTTTGAACGTTTGATTGGCACCGACGAAGTAGGCGCCGAAAAAGCCGATGCCCTTTATAAAAACTTCAGGATAAACGGATGGATTCATGATGCATCATCCGCAGAAGACCAACCCATCATCACCATGTCGAACGAATTGAGGGGTGGCTATGGTAATAACTCGTACGGTAAGCCATCATTAAGCTATTTTGCCTTGAAAGATATGCTTGGCGACGACCTATTTAAAAAAGCGTTGCATGGCTATATGGACCGCTGGCACGGTAAGCACCCGATACCATGGGATTATTTTAACTCTATGAGTAATATATCTGGCATTAATCTCAATTGGTTTTTTAATAACTGGTTTTTCACCAATTACTACATCGACCTTAACCTGTTGAAAGTTAGCAAGATTAAAGATGGTTATACTGCCGATATTAAAAACGTAGGCGGTTTTGCCATTTCGTTTGATGTGAAAATAACTTATGCCGATGGAACAACTGAAATCAAACATCAGACGCCTGCTGTTTGGCAAAAAAACGAAAAACAGATTTCGGTTAACATTAAAACTGCCAAAACAATTCAAACTGTAACCTTAGACGGTGGCATTTTCATGGACGCAACCGAGAATAATAACACATTCACTATTAAATAA
- a CDS encoding YtxH domain-containing protein: MKDQAKIIAALLVGAAAGAALGLLLAPEKGNELRDDIADYINDLVDTAKNKAQTTASGIKQYSSDAVERAKSKFNGTVSDLYDYKDDALEAAKSKARAATEKAQHVAEEVVDDAKSKVKTTANNWNNTIQNA, encoded by the coding sequence ATGAAAGATCAAGCAAAAATTATAGCCGCACTGTTAGTAGGTGCAGCAGCCGGAGCTGCATTGGGTTTATTGTTGGCTCCTGAAAAAGGCAACGAACTTAGAGACGATATTGCCGACTATATAAACGACCTGGTTGATACCGCTAAAAACAAGGCGCAAACAACTGCCAGTGGCATAAAACAATATAGTAGTGATGCAGTTGAAAGGGCCAAATCAAAATTTAATGGTACTGTTAGCGATCTTTATGATTATAAAGATGATGCTTTGGAAGCGGCAAAATCAAAAGCAAGGGCCGCTACAGAAAAGGCACAACATGTAGCCGAAGAGGTTGTTGATGATGCAAAATCAAAAGTAAAGACTACAGCAAACAACTGGAACAATACTATACAAAATGCATAA
- a CDS encoding RNA polymerase sigma factor, giving the protein MLRVKAGELDRMGLLFQRHYRALYGFLFHMTYQREASEDMVQTVFYKMLRYRGSFTGEGEFVAWMYQIARNVLKDNAKKGGKQGVHQDIGELADRLPGGTNADEHLEKKQANAGLYKAMEKLSDDNREILTLSRFQELKYQEIGQILGITEGAAKVRAFRAMQELKDIYAKMER; this is encoded by the coding sequence ATGCTCCGGGTAAAAGCCGGAGAGCTGGATAGGATGGGGCTGCTGTTCCAAAGGCATTACCGTGCCTTATATGGCTTCCTGTTCCACATGACCTATCAGCGCGAGGCCAGCGAGGATATGGTACAAACCGTGTTTTACAAAATGCTGCGGTATCGTGGCAGTTTTACGGGCGAGGGGGAATTTGTGGCCTGGATGTACCAGATTGCCCGTAACGTGTTAAAAGACAATGCCAAAAAAGGTGGAAAACAAGGCGTACACCAGGATATAGGCGAATTGGCCGACAGGCTGCCGGGAGGCACCAACGCTGATGAACATCTTGAAAAGAAACAGGCCAACGCAGGGTTATACAAGGCGATGGAAAAGCTGAGCGATGACAACAGGGAAATACTAACGCTTAGCCGTTTTCAGGAGCTGAAGTACCAGGAAATAGGGCAAATTTTAGGCATTACCGAGGGCGCTGCCAAAGTGCGCGCCTTTAGGGCTATGCAGGAGTTAAAAGATATTTACGCCAAAATGGAACGTTAA
- a CDS encoding secondary thiamine-phosphate synthase enzyme YjbQ: MQIHQQAIRLRERKRGFHLITAEVLQALPQITSIRIGMLQVFIQHTSASLTINENADPTVRLDFEMYFNKAVPENDPDYRHDDEGSDDMPAHLKAAMLGSSVMVPIRNGRPAFGTWQGIYLCEHRNYGGSRDLVITAWGE, translated from the coding sequence ATGCAGATACACCAGCAAGCTATCAGACTACGCGAACGCAAACGAGGTTTCCATTTAATAACCGCCGAGGTGTTGCAGGCACTGCCGCAAATAACCAGTATCAGGATAGGCATGTTACAGGTTTTCATTCAACATACTTCGGCATCGCTCACCATTAATGAAAATGCCGATCCAACTGTACGCCTGGATTTTGAAATGTATTTTAACAAAGCTGTACCCGAAAATGACCCCGACTACCGGCACGATGATGAAGGATCTGACGATATGCCCGCCCACTTGAAAGCGGCAATGTTAGGCAGCTCGGTAATGGTACCTATCCGTAACGGCAGGCCTGCGTTTGGCACCTGGCAGGGTATTTATTTATGCGAACACCGCAACTATGGCGGCAGCCGCGATTTGGTAATTACTGCCTGGGGAGAATAG
- a CDS encoding DUF885 domain-containing protein: MKISLCCFYFFMLCLVNAGAQEKFDAFSDKFVKDYNALNLPQLELSYVSGLEHIGSPESIQKQVAFFTWAQTSLLNYKADKLTQAQKLDYNLITYETGLNLERLALEQEWVKHRPDKIPAGGIITIPNGKAWYAYLLKRWVSAKVTPDEIYKFGLTEVARVQRHIELVRQQTGLPDDVFYKHLNDAVFFESDPKVVQESFEHTKAIIYTNLPRLFNDAEPNPLKIKAGESKQLAQTPGYYDNNTFYYNLFDKPYNKRQYDWLFIHEAVPGHHYQASVESKTKTSAVQQLFYYMGFAEGWGAYTEELGKQLGVYQTPYDELGKWEWDIVRSVRVPLDVGLNYYGWTDEQALAFWKKNIRNQDDIALREIARMRRWPAQVVTYKYGALQILQWKEELQKKQGNEFNIRDFHSRVLDHGSLPLFLVKENVFR, encoded by the coding sequence ATGAAGATAAGTTTATGTTGTTTTTACTTTTTTATGCTGTGCTTAGTTAATGCCGGCGCGCAGGAAAAGTTTGATGCTTTTTCGGACAAGTTTGTAAAGGATTACAATGCCCTTAACCTGCCGCAGCTTGAGCTGAGTTATGTAAGTGGGCTAGAACACATTGGCAGCCCTGAAAGCATACAAAAGCAAGTTGCTTTTTTTACCTGGGCTCAGACAAGCCTTTTAAATTATAAAGCCGATAAACTAACGCAAGCACAAAAGCTGGACTATAACCTGATCACCTATGAAACTGGGCTAAACCTGGAGCGCCTTGCGCTGGAACAGGAATGGGTAAAACACCGACCCGACAAAATACCGGCAGGCGGCATTATAACTATACCCAACGGTAAGGCATGGTATGCCTATTTACTGAAACGTTGGGTAAGCGCCAAAGTAACACCCGACGAGATTTACAAATTTGGCCTTACGGAAGTGGCCCGCGTACAGCGGCACATTGAATTAGTGCGGCAACAAACCGGTTTACCAGATGATGTTTTTTATAAACATTTAAATGATGCCGTTTTTTTTGAAAGCGACCCTAAAGTAGTGCAAGAAAGCTTTGAGCATACCAAAGCAATTATATATACCAACCTGCCCAGGCTGTTTAATGATGCGGAGCCAAACCCTTTAAAAATAAAAGCAGGCGAGAGTAAGCAACTGGCGCAAACACCGGGCTATTACGATAACAATACTTTTTATTATAACCTTTTTGATAAGCCTTACAATAAGCGCCAATACGATTGGCTGTTTATTCACGAAGCCGTTCCAGGGCACCACTACCAGGCAAGTGTTGAAAGCAAAACCAAAACATCGGCAGTACAGCAGCTTTTTTATTACATGGGCTTTGCCGAAGGCTGGGGTGCATATACCGAAGAATTAGGCAAGCAATTAGGGGTATATCAAACGCCCTATGATGAGTTGGGCAAATGGGAATGGGATATAGTACGATCGGTACGTGTACCGCTTGATGTTGGGCTAAACTATTACGGCTGGACGGATGAACAAGCACTTGCCTTCTGGAAAAAGAACATCCGCAACCAGGATGACATAGCCCTGCGCGAAATAGCCCGTATGCGCCGCTGGCCTGCCCAGGTAGTTACTTACAAATACGGCGCGCTGCAAATACTGCAATGGAAAGAGGAATTACAAAAAAAACAGGGCAATGAATTTAACATCAGGGATTTTCACTCGCGCGTGCTGGATCATGGCTCGCTGCCCTTGTTTTTGGTAAAAGAAAACGTATTCAGGTAA
- a CDS encoding NUDIX hydrolase, whose amino-acid sequence MQKYSKQTRLLLAVDCIIFGFDGEVLKILLIKRGFQPEKGNWSLMGGFVQNEESLDQAANRILKQLTGLEGVYLEQLYTFGDPNRDPLERTVSVAYFALIDIHKYETQISADYHAEWFQLKRVPKLIFDQQEMVEQARKRIRYKAAMHPILFELLPTKFTIPQLQILYESVFNTTIDKRNFSKRVLATGLLIKLADKDKAGSKRGAYYYQLNMQNYYAKFQAFMNFIPNPDSL is encoded by the coding sequence ATGCAGAAGTATTCGAAACAAACCAGGTTATTATTAGCTGTAGATTGTATAATTTTTGGCTTTGACGGGGAGGTTTTAAAAATATTGCTGATCAAGAGAGGGTTTCAGCCCGAAAAGGGTAACTGGAGCTTAATGGGTGGCTTTGTTCAGAATGAAGAGAGCCTTGACCAGGCGGCTAACCGTATTCTGAAACAGCTTACCGGCCTTGAAGGCGTGTACCTTGAACAATTATACACCTTTGGCGATCCGAACCGGGACCCATTAGAACGCACCGTTTCTGTGGCTTATTTTGCTTTAATTGACATTCATAAATATGAAACCCAAATAAGCGCCGATTATCATGCCGAATGGTTTCAGCTAAAACGGGTGCCGAAACTGATATTCGATCAGCAGGAAATGGTTGAACAGGCGCGCAAACGCATCCGTTACAAAGCGGCCATGCACCCCATCCTGTTTGAGTTGTTGCCTACAAAATTCACCATACCACAGTTACAGATCCTGTACGAGAGTGTATTTAATACCACTATTGATAAGCGCAATTTTAGCAAACGGGTACTGGCTACGGGGCTGCTTATTAAACTGGCCGATAAGGATAAAGCAGGCTCTAAACGAGGGGCTTACTATTACCAGTTGAACATGCAAAATTACTATGCAAAATTCCAGGCGTTCATGAATTTTATCCCAAATCCGGATAGCTTGTAA
- a CDS encoding ATP-binding protein, protein MSINIGPSAQTLKVLETVPVSIAILSPQLLILTASDQYLRETETIRQNIVGRNVFDVFPDNPNTPEAKGVFNLNASLQSVLRNKQPHKMALQHYDVPHPVVAGKFITRYWEPLNTPVFDDAHNIQYIIHMVTNVTDRVLAEKGLALSKDELVTVNSKLSEANHEIQATVEELEASNEELLATQEELQRANVLLEERVARRTKELFESELNLRTLIATARNPLAIIRGRNWVIEIANQAIADIWGKIAGDITGKQLLKLLPELEGQPFAAFLAMVYDTGISYGEDEELFYLNTPAGTIVKYISFYYDPLFDADGNVTGIVVAANDITGIVEARQLLEKSYDQQKALNEEIGASNEELAAANEELLATNEELIQAKENLSANIIELAEREAKLSYMLADAPVAIAVLKGRNFIVESANKKVLEVWGKTDDIIGKPLQEAIPEWTGRKYLDLLENVYASGNPYYGNEVKTLLEQEGKIEEVYSNFVYQPLKDPAGKTISIMLLAHVVTEQVKARKAIERAEEKQRIAVEAADMGTWYINTATRELITNGRLRQLFGFNADEEMSYHAAARQIPEPYREMVLNSIEHSIETGAMHEIEHPIVGYHDNQTRWVKATGKLYEAEPGKPSHFSGVMFDITDRREQEQRKDDFISIASHELKTPITSLKASLQLLERMKDDPSSQMLPRLIEQSSRSMGKISALVEDLLNVSRMNETKLQLHKEPFNIAAMLNVCCSHVRITGKHELIVQGDESLIVYADEQQVDKVLVNLVNNSVKYAPESKIIYIVIEKLDDFARISVKDTGPGMSKEKIGHLFDRYYRAEPASYQNAGLGLGLYISSEIVKRHGGEIGVESELGQGSTFWFTLPLE, encoded by the coding sequence ATGTCTATAAATATTGGTCCATCTGCCCAAACGCTTAAGGTATTGGAAACCGTTCCGGTTTCTATAGCTATTTTGTCGCCGCAATTGCTGATACTGACCGCCAGTGATCAATATTTAAGGGAAACAGAAACCATCCGCCAAAACATAGTAGGGCGCAATGTATTTGACGTTTTTCCTGATAACCCAAATACGCCGGAAGCGAAAGGGGTATTTAACCTAAATGCATCGCTGCAATCAGTTTTACGCAATAAGCAGCCCCATAAAATGGCGCTGCAGCATTATGATGTACCGCACCCTGTAGTTGCCGGCAAATTTATAACCCGCTACTGGGAACCTTTAAATACTCCTGTTTTTGACGATGCCCATAATATCCAGTACATAATTCATATGGTTACCAATGTAACCGATAGGGTATTGGCCGAAAAGGGGCTCGCACTTTCAAAAGACGAGCTTGTAACAGTTAACAGTAAATTGAGTGAGGCCAACCATGAAATACAAGCCACGGTAGAAGAATTGGAGGCGAGCAATGAAGAACTGTTGGCAACACAGGAAGAATTACAGCGGGCGAACGTATTATTAGAAGAACGGGTTGCCAGGCGTACCAAAGAACTATTTGAGAGTGAACTGAATTTAAGAACCCTGATAGCTACAGCGCGTAACCCGCTGGCCATAATAAGAGGGCGTAATTGGGTAATTGAAATAGCAAACCAGGCAATTGCCGATATTTGGGGTAAAATTGCCGGAGATATTACCGGGAAACAGCTACTGAAGCTATTGCCCGAATTAGAAGGGCAGCCCTTTGCCGCTTTCCTGGCCATGGTTTACGATACAGGTATCAGTTATGGTGAGGATGAAGAATTATTTTATTTAAATACACCGGCCGGTACGATAGTTAAATACATAAGCTTTTACTACGACCCCTTATTTGATGCAGATGGAAATGTAACCGGGATAGTAGTTGCCGCCAATGATATTACGGGGATTGTTGAAGCCCGGCAGCTGTTGGAGAAAAGTTACGACCAGCAAAAGGCGCTTAACGAAGAGATAGGTGCATCAAACGAGGAATTGGCTGCCGCAAATGAAGAGCTGCTGGCTACCAACGAAGAACTGATACAAGCAAAGGAGAATTTAAGTGCGAATATTATTGAACTGGCCGAGCGTGAGGCTAAGCTAAGTTATATGCTGGCCGATGCTCCTGTTGCAATTGCTGTATTGAAAGGCCGCAATTTTATTGTTGAATCGGCCAATAAAAAGGTTTTAGAAGTATGGGGAAAAACTGACGATATTATTGGTAAACCTCTGCAAGAAGCAATTCCGGAATGGACTGGACGAAAGTACCTGGATTTGCTGGAGAATGTTTACGCAAGCGGTAACCCTTATTACGGTAACGAAGTTAAAACCTTATTGGAACAGGAAGGGAAAATTGAAGAGGTATACTCCAACTTTGTTTATCAGCCATTAAAAGACCCGGCAGGTAAAACTATCAGTATTATGTTGCTGGCCCATGTGGTAACCGAGCAGGTAAAAGCCCGAAAAGCCATTGAACGGGCAGAAGAAAAGCAGCGTATTGCTGTAGAGGCTGCCGATATGGGTACATGGTACATTAATACAGCTACACGGGAATTAATTACAAATGGCAGGCTTAGGCAGTTGTTTGGTTTTAATGCCGACGAGGAAATGTCATACCATGCAGCTGCCCGGCAAATACCGGAACCTTACCGCGAAATGGTGCTCAACTCTATTGAACATTCTATAGAAACGGGCGCAATGCATGAAATTGAACACCCCATTGTTGGTTATCACGATAACCAAACCAGGTGGGTAAAAGCTACAGGTAAGTTATATGAAGCTGAGCCTGGCAAGCCCTCGCATTTTTCGGGTGTAATGTTTGATATAACCGACCGCCGTGAGCAGGAACAACGCAAAGATGATTTTATCAGTATTGCCAGTCATGAGCTTAAAACGCCAATTACAAGTTTAAAAGCTTCGTTGCAATTGCTTGAGCGTATGAAGGATGATCCATCGTCGCAAATGCTACCCAGGCTGATAGAGCAATCGAGCCGGAGCATGGGCAAAATAAGCGCTTTGGTTGAAGATTTGCTGAATGTGAGCCGGATGAACGAAACAAAACTACAACTTCACAAAGAGCCTTTTAATATTGCAGCCATGCTAAATGTTTGCTGCAGTCATGTGCGTATAACCGGCAAGCATGAACTTATAGTTCAGGGTGATGAAAGTTTAATTGTTTATGCTGACGAACAACAGGTAGACAAGGTATTGGTAAACCTGGTAAACAATTCTGTTAAATACGCGCCCGAGTCAAAAATTATTTATATCGTCATCGAAAAACTGGATGATTTTGCCAGGATATCTGTAAAAGATACCGGCCCGGGTATGTCAAAAGAAAAAATAGGCCATCTTTTTGATCGTTATTACCGGGCCGAACCTGCCAGCTACCAAAACGCCGGCCTGGGTTTGGGCTTATATATCAGTTCGGAAATTGTCAAACGCCATGGCGGCGAAATTGGGGTGGAAAGTGAATTAGGGCAGGGGAGTACATTTTGGTTTACATTGCCGCTGGAGTAG
- a CDS encoding TolB family protein has product MGNKTLAQVIYPDATLPTDTPRFFAEGLLTDGLSNRDFAISPKGDEIFYTLQQPRFVTSTILHLVKNNGKWSKPQVAPFSGRYKDLEAAFSPDGQMVYFSSDRPTASNPVKKDFDIWRIKRKPNGTWTEPENLGPIVNTDKNEFYPSITHSGNLYFTVEADYGKGSEDIVICKPVAAGGFGKPESLPEDINTKYDEFNAFVDPDEQFILFSSDGRPDNLGRGDLYMSRKDKAGNWKPVKHLPQPINSVAIDYCPFVTWDKKYLVFTSSRLNKGLINGKSKNYGQLKELLSGAGNGWDDIYWVKFNPDW; this is encoded by the coding sequence ATGGGTAATAAAACTCTTGCCCAGGTAATTTATCCCGATGCGACATTACCAACTGACACCCCGAGGTTTTTTGCTGAAGGACTGCTTACAGACGGACTAAGCAACCGCGACTTTGCCATATCGCCAAAAGGCGACGAGATATTTTATACTTTACAACAGCCCCGTTTTGTAACCAGCACCATTTTACACCTTGTTAAAAATAATGGCAAATGGAGTAAGCCGCAGGTTGCCCCATTTTCGGGGCGGTATAAAGATTTGGAGGCTGCCTTCTCGCCCGATGGGCAAATGGTTTATTTCTCATCAGACAGGCCTACGGCAAGCAATCCCGTAAAAAAAGACTTTGACATTTGGCGGATTAAGCGCAAACCGAATGGTACATGGACAGAACCGGAGAACTTAGGCCCGATAGTTAACACCGATAAAAACGAATTTTACCCCAGCATAACCCACAGCGGCAACTTGTATTTTACTGTAGAGGCCGATTATGGCAAGGGCAGTGAGGATATTGTAATTTGCAAACCGGTGGCAGCTGGCGGTTTTGGCAAGCCGGAAAGCCTGCCCGAAGACATCAATACCAAATACGATGAGTTTAATGCCTTTGTTGATCCCGACGAGCAATTTATTCTTTTTAGTTCGGATGGCCGGCCGGATAACCTTGGCCGTGGAGATTTATACATGAGTCGTAAAGATAAGGCGGGTAACTGGAAGCCAGTAAAGCATCTGCCACAGCCAATTAACTCCGTAGCTATTGATTATTGCCCTTTTGTAACCTGGGATAAAAAATACCTGGTATTTACCAGCAGCAGGTTAAACAAAGGTTTGATAAATGGTAAATCCAAAAATTACGGGCAATTAAAAGAACTGTTAAGTGGTGCGGGAAACGGTTGGGATGATATTTATTGGGTAAAATTCAACCCCGATTGGTAA
- a CDS encoding cold-shock protein, whose amino-acid sequence MQKEGTVKFFNETKGFGFITPTSGGQDIFVHSTGLIDEIRENDKVEFEVENGRKGLNAVNVKVI is encoded by the coding sequence ATGCAAAAAGAAGGAACAGTAAAATTTTTTAATGAAACAAAAGGTTTTGGATTTATTACGCCAACAAGTGGTGGCCAGGACATTTTTGTTCATTCGACAGGCCTGATCGATGAGATCCGCGAAAACGACAAAGTTGAATTTGAAGTTGAAAACGGCAGAAAAGGTTTAAATGCGGTAAATGTAAAAGTTATCTAA
- a CDS encoding Smr/MutS family protein has translation MKYKLGDFVRFVDEKMEGFVTRIIDDQMIGVTGDDEFEIPVLASKVTTVHGYEPAGAKKAAIVDEKPVDLGVFEKKGIYIGVVTDVKAPSVVHFHLVNTTSFHLLAAFSTEKQQLFKGEFAGIIAPSSTEKIYSAQLADLQLWPLFTFHIVYNTKQNIESPLPLVVKEKFKAKDFSSTKKQVPLLNQAGWLIRLDEPDLVIDAQKLKESFFKPAEEKVVFEKPVSEVDLHIEKLRDDHQFLQASEMIQIQLAHFHKALDSAIVHQLPDITFIHGAGNGILRHELHKLLGKHPKVQTFMDARKEKFGYGATKVILK, from the coding sequence ATGAAATATAAATTAGGCGATTTTGTTCGGTTTGTTGACGAAAAAATGGAAGGTTTTGTAACCCGAATTATTGACGACCAAATGATAGGGGTAACCGGAGATGACGAATTTGAAATTCCGGTGCTGGCCAGCAAAGTAACAACGGTACACGGCTATGAACCTGCCGGGGCAAAAAAAGCAGCTATAGTTGATGAAAAGCCTGTTGATTTGGGAGTATTTGAAAAAAAAGGCATTTATATTGGTGTGGTGACTGATGTAAAGGCACCGTCGGTAGTTCATTTTCATTTGGTTAACACTACATCATTCCACCTATTGGCTGCCTTTAGTACCGAAAAGCAGCAGCTATTTAAAGGCGAGTTTGCCGGCATAATAGCTCCATCATCCACAGAAAAAATTTACTCGGCTCAACTGGCCGATTTGCAATTATGGCCGTTGTTTACTTTCCATATTGTTTATAACACCAAACAGAATATCGAGTCACCTTTGCCATTGGTTGTAAAAGAAAAGTTTAAGGCAAAGGATTTTTCATCAACCAAAAAACAGGTGCCTTTGTTAAACCAGGCCGGCTGGCTGATAAGGCTTGACGAGCCGGATTTGGTGATAGACGCCCAAAAACTAAAAGAAAGCTTTTTTAAGCCCGCCGAAGAAAAGGTTGTATTTGAAAAACCGGTAAGCGAGGTTGATTTGCATATAGAGAAACTGCGCGACGATCATCAGTTTTTACAGGCCAGCGAAATGATCCAGATCCAGCTTGCACACTTTCACAAAGCGCTTGACTCGGCCATAGTACATCAGCTACCTGATATTACATTTATTCATGGAGCCGGCAATGGTATTTTACGGCACGAACTACATAAACTATTGGGCAAACACCCCAAAGTACAAACCTTTATGGATGCCCGTAAAGAAAAATTTGGCTATGGCGCCACAAAGGTTATCCTGAAATAA